The genomic segment CTCTTTCACTTGATCCTTAAGAACTACCTTTTGAAGACGTTTCGGAAATCCTCCGGGAGGAAAGCCTAAATCCCCTTTCAACATATTGATAACACTGGCTGGAAAAGATAAATGCTCCGCTTTTTCAAAAAAGCTATTTCCATCTAAATTATTTGCAACCATAAAAAGAGCCATGTCCCCCACCACTTTAGAAGAAGGGGTCACTTTGATCATGTCACCAAAAAGTTTGTTCGCCAGGGCATAGGCATTAATCACCTCATTCCATCGAGGGGAAAGGCCCATGGCCTCGGCCTGTTCATAGAGATTGGTGTATTGACCCCCTGGCATCTCGTGAAAATAGACTTCGGCCGAGCTTGAGCGCAAATGAGACTCGAAGGGAATATAATTTTTTCTTACCTCTTCCCAATAGGCCGAATATTCATTCAAAGTCGAAAGATGAAGCCCGGTCGATCGCTTATGATGCTCCAGAGCTGCCACAAGACTATTTAGATTAACCTGGGACATAATTCCACTCATGGAAGCAAGAGCCGCATCCGCAATGTTAACGCCCTCTTCTGCAGCCATTAGGATAGTCGCCGCCTGCACTCCCGTCGTATCGTGGGTATGTAAATGAATAGGAATCCCCACTTCTTCTTTCAATACCTTTACCAGAACTCTCGCTGAATACGGGCGTAGAAGACCCGCCATATCCTTAATCCCCAGAATATGAGCTCCTGCTTTTTCAAATTCCTTTGCAAGTTTGACATAATATTGCAGCGAATATTTTGTCCGCGTTGGATCTTCGATATTTCCTGTGTAACAAATGGCCGGTTCTGCAATGCGGCCTACATTTCGAACCGCCTCGATTGCAACTTGAATGCCCTTTAATTGATTAAAGGCATCGAATATTCTAAAAATATCAATCCCCGTATCCGCTGCAAGTTGAACAAATTTTTTGATAATGGCCGATGGATAACTTGTATAGCCCACCGCATTAGAACCTCGCAAGAGCATTTGCAAAAGGGCATTGGGCATCGCTTGACGAATCGCAGCTAGCCTTGCCCATGGATCTTCCTTGAGAAATCTAAGAGAGGTATCAAATGTGGCCCCTCCCCACATTTCGTAGGAAAACAAATGGGGTTCTCGCCGACACATCCCTTGAGCTACGCCCAGCATGTCGAAGGTTCGAACACGGGTGGCCAGAAGTGACTGATGAGCATCTCGAAAAGTGGTATCGGTGATCAAAAGATGCTTTTGCTTCCCGATCCATTCAATCAGTCCCTCAGGTCCCTTCTCATCTAAAATCTGTTTTGTTCCGGAAGGCACAGGGGACGTCCCATCATATTTCGGAATGCGAGGTGTCGGCATTTGCTTGGGCCTTTGAATGATTTTGGTATGAGGAGCCCCGCAAACAATGATATTTCCAATATATTGGAGCAACTTCGAAGCCCGATCTTGAGTTTCGGAAGGAACTTTAAGCTCCGGATGTCGCTCTAAATAATCCGTTTTGAAATGACCTTCTAAAAATTCCTTTTCCTTCATCACGGCGCGAAGAAAATTAATATTGGTTTTGACCCCTCGAATTCTGAATTCGGCCAAAGTCCGGTCCATGCGTTCAGCCGCCTCTTTTAAATGACGGCCATAAGTTGTGACTTTAACAAGAAGAGAATCATAAAAAGGAGTAATAATGGCTCCTGTATGAGCACTTCCAGCATCTAAACGAACCCCATGCCCTGCCGGAGACCGATAAGTCGTTAGGCGTCCATAATCAGGAACAAAATTGGCAGCTGGATCTTCCGTTGTGATTCGGCATTGAATCGCCGCTCCGCGATATTGAATATCCGATTGATTTAAAATACCAATCTCTGGATCTGAAAGTTGATAACCTTCTGCAATTCGAATTTGTGCCTTGACCAGATCCATTCCCGTGATCATCTCGGTCACGGTGTGTTCCACCTGGATGCGGGTGTTCATTTCCATGAAATAGAATTTTCCAAGCTCGGGCTGAACCAAAAATTCGACTGTTCCCGCATTTTGATAGCCCGTAGATTTGGCCAGATCCACAGCTGCCTTTAGGATTTTCTGACGAAGCTCTTCCCCATTTTTTAATCCATTTAAGAGGGACCCTGCTGGAGCTATTTCAATCACCTTCTGATGTCTTCTTTGAATTGAACAATCACGCTCAAAACAATGCACGACATTTTGATAGGCATCTGCCAAAATTTGGACTTCAATGTGCTTGGGATTTTCCACCAATTTTTCAATAAAAATCTCTGGCCGGCCAAAGGCGCTTTTGGCTTCTCTTTGAGCTTCTATATAGAATGATTTAAGCTCCTCTCTATCGCGAGCAATTCTCATGCCTCGCCCTCCCCCCCCAAAGACAGATTTCAACATAACAGGAAAATCGATCTCATGCGTAAACGCAATCGCTTCATCAAGGGTAACTGGATCTGGAGTACCCGGAATGACAGGCAGGCCTATCTTTTGAGCAGCATTTCGAGCGGCAACTTTATTACCCATCATGGCAATATGTTCTGAGGAAGGACCAATAAACGTAATCCCAGAGCGTTCACAAGCAAGGGCAAATTCGGCATTTTCAGAAAGAAATCCATAGCCTGGATGAATGGCGTCGATTTTCTTTTGTTTTGCAAGTTCGATAATCTCATCAATGGCAAGATAGGCTTTGAGAGGGCCTAATCCCCACCCAATGGGGTAGGCCTCGTCCGCCTTATAGCGATGAAGCGAGAGGCGATCTTCCTCGGAAAAAATCGCAACGGTCCTTGCCCCAAGTTCTGTCGCCGCCCGAAAAACACGAATCGCGATCTCACCTCGGTTGGCCACCAATATTTTTTGAAATTTTTTCTGATGCATGATCTAAGCCCAAACTTACGATCAACCCAAGTGGTGTAAAAGCAACATAAGTCGCTTTCCAATTTTCAGCCGTCTCAAAATAGCTAAGTCGAAACAAGATCAGTTTCTTAGCTAAACAAAATCTCTTTCAATATCTTTTCAATTTTGCTAAGAGTTTTTTGTCCTAATGATCCTAATTTCCTTTTTACGAGAGAATTGTGAAGCGAGTGAATCTTGTCCACTATAATGGCCGATGGCAATTTAAATCCAGAGATTGAAAATTCAGGATGAGAATCATCAATTTTTATGTTAAAGAGTCCCTGTCTATTTATGTTTGAGGTAACAGAACAGACAATGATATCTTCTCCTTTATTATTATAAGACTCTCGTGATAAAACTACAGCAGGACGGACCTTTTGAGATGAAAGATCCGTAAAAGGAAAACTTAAAAGTACAACATCCCCTCGCGATAAACTCATACGGGAAAGCCATCGTCCAATGAATAAACATCCTCATCTTCATCGTACAAGAAACTGTGTGAAGGATTGTTTCTTGATATCCATTCTAGAATTTCTTCATCGAGAGTTTCAAAGGTCTGATTTGTGAAATAGAAAAAAGTTACATTTGGAATGGACCCAATCTCTCTATTTTGTAATTTAATGGATGCGTTGCTTCCTAATATCTGCAGAGGATTTTCTATAGGATTCCTTCTCATAACACCGTACCTTTAACGAGATTAAACACTCTCTCTGTAACTGGCCTATCATCAATAAGAAGTTGAAAGTTATACTTTCCTTCATAAGGGAAAGCAACGTCAAAGAGTTCGAAAGCGCACTCGATAACTGCATTGGGATCCGTGGACGTGATTGTACCATGAATTTGTGCTATAGGTTTTAGATCTTTAAGACTGGAGTATTGAAGAATTGTCTTATAGCTTCCCCTGCAGTTAGTTACAGATATAAATACAAGCATTTTTTTATGACGGATGGGTAAATTATACGCCGCTATAGAATTAAAAATTCCTATCAAACTCTTTTTATTCGTTCTTTTGTCTTCGATGATTTCATCACATATAATCATCGCTAGTGCTTTTGGCCATTCCTGTTCCATAGAAGTAAAGGTATTCGTACAGATGCTTTAATTCAAGAAAAATATTTATTTTAGATTCATGAGAGATAATTTCCCATTGCGCTGGATACATAAAACGATAGAATGCTTGAAAAGGTATTGCGTATGGACAGCACAAAATCACATCTGAAGGAAAAACTTGACCTCAATTCCGAATTTAAGAAGGCCTTAGATGGAATGGAAAATACTTCTCAAAATATTTTCATCACAGGGAAGGCCGGAACGGGGAAATCAACCCTTCTCAATTATTTTCGTCATCATACCCAAAAGAAAGCGGTGGTTCTCGCCCCCACAGGAGTTGCAGCCCTTAATGTACAGGGACAAACCATTCATTCCTTCTTCCGTTTTAAACCAGACATCACTTTAGATAAAATCAAAAAAATTTCTTCCCGAGGCAAGAACATTTATAAAAAAATCGAATCGATTATTATCGATGAAATTTCCATGGTTCGAGCGGATATTTTAGATTGCGTTGATCGGTTTATGAGGCTCAATGGTCAAAACTCTTCGAGGCCTTTTGGCGGGGTTCAGATGATTTTTTTCGGAGATTTGTATCAACTCCCTCCGGTGGTCCCCTCAAAGGAGCGGGAGATTTTCGAACGGCATTACGTAAGCCCGTACTTTTTTGATTCACATGTTTTTAAAAATTTTCAGATGAACTGGATCGAACTCGAAAAAATTTATCGGCAAAGCGATTCCCGTTTTATCGAAATACTGAATGCCATTCGTAATAATACCCCCACCGAAGAACATCTTCGAGTCATCAATCAACGATGTAAACCGGATTTTGAACCTGACGGGAAGGATTTTTTCATTCAACTTACGACGACCAACGCATTGGCTGAAGAAATCAATGTGTCCCAACTGATGAAACTTCCTGGGAAACTGTATACCTATTCCGGGCTCAAGGAAGGCGATTTTAAAGATTCGTATTTACCGACAAAGATGGAACTGGGCCTTAAAGTTGGAGCTCAGGTGATGATGCTCAATAACGATTCATCGGGTCGATGGGTCAATGGGAGTGTCGGTCAGATTCAGGAGATTGATTCCAGTGAAGGAGAGGATGTCGTCTGGGTCAAGCTCACGAATGGAAATCGGGTCGAGGTCACCCCCTTCACCTGGGAGCTTTATCAATTTTCATTTGATGAAAAATCCCAAAAACTGACTTCACAGATGGTGGGCTCCTTTACCCAATATCCGATGATGCTCGCCTGGGCAGTGACCATTCACAAAAGTCAGGGAAGAACATTTGAACGTCTGGTGATCGACATTGGCAAGGGGACCTTTGCCCATGGTCAAATGTATGTGGCTTTAAGCCGGTCCACCTCTCTAGAGGGAATATTTCTTAAGAAGCCTGTTCAAAAAAGACATATTTTTGTCGATTGGCGGGTTGTTTCTTTTGTCACCCGATATCAATATCAACTCTCTGAAAAAAACATTCCTATGGATCAGAAAATGAAATTTATTCGTGAAGCCATTCAAACAAAAAAGAGCTTGGAGGTGATTTATCTTAAGACCAATGATGAAAAATCGAAGAGACTCATTCAGCCCTTTTTTGCAGGAGAACTGAACTATCAAGGCAAATCTTTCCTTGGAGTTCAGGCCTATGATTCCCAAAGGCAGGAGGAAAG from the Chlamydiota bacterium genome contains:
- a CDS encoding AAA family ATPase, with protein sequence MDSTKSHLKEKLDLNSEFKKALDGMENTSQNIFITGKAGTGKSTLLNYFRHHTQKKAVVLAPTGVAALNVQGQTIHSFFRFKPDITLDKIKKISSRGKNIYKKIESIIIDEISMVRADILDCVDRFMRLNGQNSSRPFGGVQMIFFGDLYQLPPVVPSKEREIFERHYVSPYFFDSHVFKNFQMNWIELEKIYRQSDSRFIEILNAIRNNTPTEEHLRVINQRCKPDFEPDGKDFFIQLTTTNALAEEINVSQLMKLPGKLYTYSGLKEGDFKDSYLPTKMELGLKVGAQVMMLNNDSSGRWVNGSVGQIQEIDSSEGEDVVWVKLTNGNRVEVTPFTWELYQFSFDEKSQKLTSQMVGSFTQYPMMLAWAVTIHKSQGRTFERLVIDIGKGTFAHGQMYVALSRSTSLEGIFLKKPVQKRHIFVDWRVVSFVTRYQYQLSEKNIPMDQKMKFIREAIQTKKSLEVIYLKTNDEKSKRLIQPFFAGELNYQGKSFLGVQAYDSQRQEERTFRVDRILEIKAVG
- a CDS encoding pyruvate carboxylase; its protein translation is MHQKKFQKILVANRGEIAIRVFRAATELGARTVAIFSEEDRLSLHRYKADEAYPIGWGLGPLKAYLAIDEIIELAKQKKIDAIHPGYGFLSENAEFALACERSGITFIGPSSEHIAMMGNKVAARNAAQKIGLPVIPGTPDPVTLDEAIAFTHEIDFPVMLKSVFGGGGRGMRIARDREELKSFYIEAQREAKSAFGRPEIFIEKLVENPKHIEVQILADAYQNVVHCFERDCSIQRRHQKVIEIAPAGSLLNGLKNGEELRQKILKAAVDLAKSTGYQNAGTVEFLVQPELGKFYFMEMNTRIQVEHTVTEMITGMDLVKAQIRIAEGYQLSDPEIGILNQSDIQYRGAAIQCRITTEDPAANFVPDYGRLTTYRSPAGHGVRLDAGSAHTGAIITPFYDSLLVKVTTYGRHLKEAAERMDRTLAEFRIRGVKTNINFLRAVMKEKEFLEGHFKTDYLERHPELKVPSETQDRASKLLQYIGNIIVCGAPHTKIIQRPKQMPTPRIPKYDGTSPVPSGTKQILDEKGPEGLIEWIGKQKHLLITDTTFRDAHQSLLATRVRTFDMLGVAQGMCRREPHLFSYEMWGGATFDTSLRFLKEDPWARLAAIRQAMPNALLQMLLRGSNAVGYTSYPSAIIKKFVQLAADTGIDIFRIFDAFNQLKGIQVAIEAVRNVGRIAEPAICYTGNIEDPTRTKYSLQYYVKLAKEFEKAGAHILGIKDMAGLLRPYSARVLVKVLKEEVGIPIHLHTHDTTGVQAATILMAAEEGVNIADAALASMSGIMSQVNLNSLVAALEHHKRSTGLHLSTLNEYSAYWEEVRKNYIPFESHLRSSSAEVYFHEMPGGQYTNLYEQAEAMGLSPRWNEVINAYALANKLFGDMIKVTPSSKVVGDMALFMVANNLDGNSFFEKAEHLSFPASVINMLKGDLGFPPGGFPKRLQKVVLKDQVKEKSKPLISLAESRVELEKKLAASSKKTSFKVSEQDVISYVMYPQGTVDYLIHKKMYGDTSILPTSTFFFGMQPGEEIAVDLEEGKTLYIKLIAISDTDVEGMKTIFFELNGDPRDVKVRDPGREVTVPKRPKADPENLHHVGSPIPGRVTDVFVKTGDAIQKGDKLFMLEAMKMETSISASRSGTLSTIYVKSGDVVDAGDLVMAYQ
- a CDS encoding type II toxin-antitoxin system PemK/MazF family toxin; protein product: MSLSRGDVVLLSFPFTDLSSQKVRPAVVLSRESYNNKGEDIIVCSVTSNINRQGLFNIKIDDSHPEFSISGFKLPSAIIVDKIHSLHNSLVKRKLGSLGQKTLSKIEKILKEILFS